A stretch of Helicobacter pylori DNA encodes these proteins:
- a CDS encoding 5'-3' exonuclease, with protein sequence MRQAFNKTRFTHSRTLLLDIDCVIPNIVRRLLSNKTLPKRFAAYSLQEVGVIFLTTQILSIMRKTRCSKTLFFITRGRESFRYQLCDHYKQKRHQFDEDFKALLRTLKIAIVEKYPLKKGAKIQGEHCFEYEADDIISFYKKKDPNNYVIASMDKDILYSNRGSHFNLKTNAFFNVSQKEAHFFAYYQCVVGDKGDNIKGVKGIGGFNYKDFLNEDAKEHELWEQIIQAFKIKEDLSDSEAKEKALLNMRLVNMHQMTHHGVIKLWEPEFKKAFFPKKPQRPDFKRIS encoded by the coding sequence GTTTAACAAAACAAGATTCACGCATTCAAGAACTCTTTTACTAGACATTGATTGCGTTATCCCTAATATTGTTAGGCGTTTGCTCTCTAATAAAACACTCCCTAAAAGATTCGCCGCTTACAGCTTGCAAGAAGTGGGCGTTATTTTCCTTACCACTCAGATTTTATCTATCATGCGCAAAACCCGTTGCTCTAAAACGCTTTTTTTTATCACTAGAGGTAGAGAGAGTTTCCGCTACCAGCTGTGCGATCATTACAAACAAAAACGCCACCAATTTGATGAAGATTTTAAAGCCCTTCTAAGAACCCTAAAAATCGCCATTGTGGAAAAATACCCCCTAAAAAAAGGGGCTAAAATCCAGGGCGAACATTGTTTTGAATATGAAGCCGATGATATTATCTCTTTTTACAAAAAGAAAGACCCCAACAATTATGTGATAGCCAGCATGGATAAGGATATTTTGTATTCCAATAGAGGTTCTCATTTCAACTTGAAAACCAACGCTTTTTTTAATGTGAGTCAAAAAGAAGCCCATTTTTTTGCTTATTACCAGTGCGTTGTGGGGGATAAGGGGGATAATATTAAGGGGGTCAAAGGGATTGGTGGCTTCAACTATAAAGATTTTTTAAACGAAGACGCTAAAGAGCATGAATTGTGGGAGCAGATCATTCAAGCGTTCAAAATTAAAGAAGACTTGAGCGATAGCGAAGCTAAAGAAAAGGCTCTTTTAAACATGCGTTTAGTCAATATGCACCAGATGACCCACCATGGCGTGATCAAACTATGGGAACCTGAGTTTAAAAAAGCTTTTTTCCCTAAAAAACCCCAAAGACCTGATTTTAAAAGAATTTCTTAA
- a CDS encoding heat shock protein transcriptional repressor HspR has translation MCDYDEPLYLISVVAKILGVHPQTLRQYEKEGLIEPSRTDGKMRLYSQRDMDKIKTILRLTRDMGVNLAGVDIILRLKEKLDELDNLNKELQDALQKHSKNTKTPTKNLNTPTNFYELILFKK, from the coding sequence GTGTGTGATTATGATGAACCGCTTTATTTAATCAGCGTTGTGGCTAAAATCTTAGGCGTGCACCCTCAAACCTTGCGCCAATACGAAAAAGAGGGTTTGATAGAGCCTAGCAGGACTGATGGGAAAATGCGCTTGTATTCCCAACGAGACATGGACAAAATCAAAACGATTTTACGCCTTACAAGGGATATGGGGGTTAATCTAGCGGGCGTGGATATTATCTTGCGTTTAAAAGAAAAGCTTGATGAATTAGACAATCTCAATAAAGAATTGCAAGACGCTCTGCAAAAACACTCTAAAAACACCAAAACCCCAACGAAAAATCTAAACACCCCTACGAATTTTTACGAATTGATTTTATTTAAAAAATGA
- a CDS encoding replication-associated recombination protein A: MSLTALLNPTSLEDFLGQEHLVGKDAPLFKALQSKHFPHAFFYGPPGVGKTSLAQIIACMLERPILLFNATDFKLEDLRLKLKNYQNTLLKPVVFIDETHRLNKTQQEFLLPIMEKNHALILGASTQDPNYSLSHAIRSRSFIFELTPLKKSDLDKLCAKALTLLKKQIEPDAKTYLLNNSAGDARALLNLLDLSAKIENPITLETLQSLRPHSLNDGSYSDDTHYNLTSALIKSLRGSDENASIYYLARLIAGGENPEFIARRLVIFASEDIGNANPNALNLATSCLFAVKQIGYPEARIILSQCVIYLACSPKSNTAYRAINQALDCVQKGSLYPIPKHLLPNAKDYLYPHDYNGYVKQDYLEKPLDLVSSQGIGFEKTLLEWLDKIRN; this comes from the coding sequence ATGAGTTTGACTGCACTTTTAAACCCCACAAGCCTAGAAGATTTTTTAGGCCAAGAGCATTTAGTGGGGAAAGACGCCCCCTTATTTAAAGCCCTACAATCCAAACACTTCCCCCATGCCTTTTTCTATGGCCCTCCTGGCGTGGGCAAAACAAGCCTAGCTCAAATCATCGCTTGCATGCTGGAGCGCCCCATTCTTTTATTCAATGCGACGGATTTTAAGCTAGAGGATTTGCGCCTTAAGCTTAAAAATTACCAAAACACCCTTTTAAAACCCGTTGTTTTTATTGATGAAACCCACAGATTGAATAAAACCCAACAAGAATTTTTACTCCCCATTATGGAAAAAAATCACGCTTTAATCTTAGGGGCTAGCACGCAAGATCCTAATTACAGCCTAAGCCATGCGATCCGCTCAAGAAGTTTTATTTTTGAATTAACCCCCCTAAAAAAGAGCGATTTAGACAAGCTTTGCGCTAAAGCTTTAACATTGCTCAAAAAACAAATAGAGCCTGACGCTAAAACCTATCTTTTAAACAACAGCGCTGGCGACGCTAGAGCGTTATTAAACCTTTTAGATTTGAGCGCTAAAATAGAAAATCCTATCACTTTAGAAACGCTGCAATCCTTACGGCCTCATAGCCTAAATGACGGATCTTATAGCGATGATACGCATTATAACCTTACTAGCGCGTTAATCAAGTCTTTAAGAGGGAGCGATGAAAACGCTTCCATCTATTATCTGGCGCGTTTGATTGCTGGCGGGGAAAACCCGGAATTTATCGCCAGAAGGCTGGTGATTTTTGCGAGCGAAGATATTGGTAACGCTAACCCAAACGCCCTTAATTTAGCCACTTCTTGCTTGTTTGCAGTCAAACAAATCGGCTACCCTGAAGCGCGCATCATTTTAAGCCAATGCGTGATTTATCTGGCTTGTTCGCCTAAATCCAACACGGCTTATAGAGCGATCAATCAGGCTTTGGATTGCGTTCAAAAAGGCTCACTCTACCCTATTCCTAAACACCTGTTGCCTAACGCTAAAGACTACCTTTACCCACATGATTATAACGGCTATGTCAAACAAGATTATTTGGAAAAACCCCTAGATTTGGTTTCTTCTCAAGGCATAGGGTTTGAAAAAACCCTTTTAGAATGGCTTGATAAAATAAGAAATTGA
- the fur gene encoding ferric iron uptake transcriptional regulator, whose protein sequence is MRRLETLESILERLRMSIKKNGLKNSKQREEVVSVLYRSGTHLSPEEITHSIRQKDKNTSISSVYRILNFLEKENFICVLETSKSGRRYEIAAKEHHDHIICLHCGKIIEFADPEIEHRQNEVVKKYQAKLISHDMKMFVWCKECQESDD, encoded by the coding sequence ATGAGAAGGTTAGAAACTTTAGAATCCATTTTAGAGCGCTTGAGGATGTCTATCAAAAAAAACGGACTCAAAAATTCAAAACAAAGAGAAGAAGTGGTGAGCGTTTTGTATCGCAGCGGTACACACCTAAGCCCTGAAGAAATCACGCACTCTATCCGCCAAAAGGACAAAAACACCAGCATTTCTTCAGTCTATCGCATTTTGAATTTCTTAGAAAAAGAAAATTTTATCTGCGTTTTAGAGACTTCAAAAAGCGGCCGGCGCTATGAAATTGCGGCTAAAGAGCACCATGATCACATCATTTGTTTGCATTGCGGTAAGATCATTGAATTTGCAGACCCTGAAATTGAACACCGCCAGAATGAAGTCGTTAAAAAATATCAAGCCAAGCTGATTAGCCATGACATGAAAATGTTTGTGTGGTGTAAAGAATGCCAAGAGAGTGATGATTAA
- a CDS encoding DnaJ C-terminal domain-containing protein yields the protein MSKSLYQTLNVSENASQDEIKKSYRRLARQYHPDLNKTKEAEEKFKEINAAYEILSDEEKRRQYDQFGDNMFGGQNFSDFARSRRTSEDLDDILSSIFGRGGFSQRFSQNSQGFSGFNFSNFAPENLDMTATLNVSVLDTLLGNKKQVSINNDTFSLKIPIGVEEGEKIRVRNKGKTGRTGRGDLLLEIHIEEDEMYRREKDDIIQTFDLPLKTALFGGKIEIATWHKTLTLTIPPNTKAMQKFRIKEKGIKNRKTSHVGDLYLQARLILPKTETLSNELKALLEKEL from the coding sequence ATGAGTAAGAGTTTATACCAAACTTTAAACGTGAGCGAAAACGCCAGCCAAGATGAAATCAAAAAATCCTACCGCCGTTTAGCTAGGCAATACCATCCGGATTTGAATAAAACCAAAGAAGCCGAAGAGAAATTCAAAGAAATCAACGCCGCTTATGAAATTTTAAGCGACGAAGAAAAACGCCGCCAATACGATCAGTTTGGCGACAACATGTTTGGGGGGCAGAATTTCAGCGATTTTGCCAGAAGCCGCAGAACTAGTGAAGATTTAGACGATATTTTAAGCTCTATTTTTGGGAGAGGAGGCTTTTCGCAAAGATTTTCTCAAAACTCGCAAGGCTTTTCTGGCTTTAATTTTTCCAATTTCGCCCCTGAAAATTTAGACATGACCGCCACTTTAAATGTCTCTGTTTTAGACACCCTTTTAGGCAATAAAAAACAAGTGAGCATCAATAATGACACTTTTAGCCTTAAAATCCCTATCGGCGTGGAAGAGGGCGAAAAAATCAGGGTTCGCAACAAGGGGAAAACGGGGCGAACGGGTAGGGGCGATTTGCTCTTAGAGATCCATATTGAAGAAGATGAAATGTATAGGCGCGAAAAAGACGATATTATCCAAACCTTTGATTTACCCTTAAAGACGGCTCTTTTTGGAGGGAAAATTGAAATCGCTACTTGGCATAAAACCTTAACCCTAACCATTCCCCCTAACACCAAAGCGATGCAAAAATTCCGCATTAAAGAAAAAGGGATTAAAAACAGAAAAACTTCGCATGTGGGGGATTTGTATTTGCAGGCTCGTTTGATTTTGCCTAAAACGGAAACGCTTTCTAATGAGTTAAAAGCGTTATTAGAAAAAGAATTGTAA